The following are encoded together in the Pedobacter sp. D749 genome:
- a CDS encoding SDR family oxidoreductase yields MENQKVWFVTGASKGLGLTLVKTLLKNGINVAATSRNLNDLINAVGEQENFLPLSVDLINEESVETAVSQTISKFGQVDVVVNNAGYGMLGALEELSDKESRQNFDVNVFGSLNVIRKVLPQLRKQQSGHIFNISSIGGFSGNFPGFGIYCATKFAVVGFTESLAAEVKSLGIKATVVEPGYFRTAFLTEGSLAVPGSPIDAYKEVRDSQAAHQNDINNQQPGDPAKAVKVIIEAAKSENPPLHLFLGSDAYQVADAKIADVQRDMANWKYLATATNFDEVGA; encoded by the coding sequence ATGGAAAATCAAAAAGTTTGGTTTGTAACAGGCGCGTCCAAAGGTCTGGGATTAACCCTAGTAAAAACATTATTAAAAAACGGCATTAATGTGGCCGCAACTTCAAGAAATTTAAACGATTTAATCAACGCAGTTGGTGAACAAGAAAACTTTTTACCTTTAAGTGTTGATTTAATCAATGAAGAAAGTGTAGAGACTGCAGTGAGTCAAACAATTAGTAAATTTGGTCAGGTAGATGTTGTGGTAAACAATGCAGGCTATGGCATGCTTGGTGCGTTGGAAGAGTTAAGCGATAAAGAATCGCGCCAAAACTTCGATGTAAATGTTTTTGGTTCGTTAAATGTAATAAGGAAGGTGCTTCCTCAATTGCGGAAACAACAATCGGGTCATATTTTCAATATTTCCTCTATTGGTGGATTTTCTGGGAATTTCCCTGGCTTCGGAATCTACTGTGCCACAAAATTTGCAGTAGTTGGCTTTACGGAGTCATTAGCGGCTGAAGTAAAATCACTAGGTATCAAAGCAACAGTTGTAGAGCCGGGCTATTTCAGAACAGCGTTTCTTACAGAAGGATCGTTAGCAGTACCAGGTTCGCCAATTGATGCTTATAAAGAGGTACGTGACTCGCAAGCGGCACATCAAAACGACATCAATAATCAACAGCCAGGCGATCCGGCCAAAGCAGTTAAGGTGATTATTGAAGCTGCAAAAAGTGAAAATCCACCGCTTCATTTATTCTTAGGCTCTGATGCTTATCAGGTAGCTGATGCAAAAATTGCAGATGTACAAAGGGATATGGCGAATTGGAAATATCTGGCTACTGCCACCAATTTTGACGAGGTTGGAGCTTAG
- a CDS encoding YceH family protein, which yields MDDVKPLPDLSAEEQRVLGALIEKSRTTPDYYPMTLNSLTAACNQKSSRNPVVNYDEETITLTLNQLKIKGLISTATGGSSRATKYKHNLAIVYPLLPSELAIICLLLLRGPLTPGEINSNSGRLYEFESIEEVLEQLQKLSDEEPAFVKQLPRKAGQKEARFVHLLGEQAETPIETETETMAASQFDPTELENRIEKLELEIEELKELVNLLMDK from the coding sequence ATGGACGATGTAAAACCACTACCCGATTTATCAGCAGAAGAGCAGCGTGTTTTAGGCGCATTAATAGAAAAAAGCCGCACCACGCCCGATTATTACCCAATGACTTTAAATAGTTTAACGGCTGCATGTAACCAAAAAAGTTCGAGAAATCCTGTGGTAAATTACGATGAGGAGACCATAACTTTAACGTTAAACCAACTTAAAATAAAAGGTTTAATATCCACTGCTACAGGTGGTTCAAGCCGCGCAACTAAATACAAACATAATTTAGCCATTGTTTATCCTTTATTACCTTCGGAGTTGGCTATAATCTGTCTTTTACTTTTACGCGGACCGTTAACACCAGGCGAAATTAATAGCAATTCGGGAAGATTATATGAATTTGAAAGTATAGAAGAAGTTTTAGAACAGCTTCAAAAATTATCAGATGAAGAACCTGCCTTTGTAAAACAACTGCCCAGGAAGGCTGGTCAGAAGGAAGCTCGTTTTGTTCATCTTTTAGGCGAACAAGCTGAAACCCCTATCGAAACGGAAACTGAAACTATGGCAGCATCGCAGTTTGATCCTACTGAACTGGAAAACAGAATAGAAAAATTAGAACTGGAAATTGAAGAATTAAAAGAGTTGGTTAATTTGTTGATGGATAAGTAG
- a CDS encoding DUF6364 family protein: MDVKLTLSFNQNVVDRAKKYAAENNISLSRLVEHLLTQVTAKEYKSLEDFPISDWVSMVAEGEVEYKKTPKPNRKDSKDEFFSSKK; this comes from the coding sequence ATGGATGTTAAACTAACATTAAGCTTTAACCAAAACGTAGTTGATAGGGCAAAAAAATACGCTGCCGAAAACAACATCAGTCTTTCTCGCCTAGTAGAGCATCTATTAACACAGGTTACTGCTAAAGAGTACAAATCTTTAGAAGACTTTCCCATTTCGGATTGGGTGAGTATGGTTGCTGAGGGTGAAGTAGAGTATAAAAAAACGCCAAAGCCAAACCGTAAAGATTCAAAAGATGAATTTTTTTCTTCTAAAAAGTAA
- a CDS encoding SDR family oxidoreductase, which yields MKTSQNTVLLIGGTAGIGLEIAKQLTALDNHVIITGRNQERLDAAAASLQNVTTILSDVSKAEDVDQLVTRIKAEFPQLNIVINNAGRALLYNLADLKQDAFAHAEDEMLTNYLSIIRINQKLLPVLKQQETSAIVNVSSIVAYVPGITLPTYAASKAALHSYSTSLRLSLEETSVKVFELMPPLVDTEFSKEIGGHNGIKPSVVADELLAALANDEFEIRVGDTAKIYELFRQSPVDALNVMNADRKAWIDSVEQ from the coding sequence ATGAAAACTTCACAAAATACCGTTTTATTGATCGGCGGAACAGCTGGCATCGGTTTAGAAATCGCAAAACAATTAACAGCTTTGGATAACCACGTAATTATTACCGGCAGAAACCAGGAAAGGCTGGATGCAGCTGCTGCATCATTACAAAATGTAACTACTATTCTTTCTGATGTGAGCAAAGCTGAAGATGTGGATCAATTGGTAACCCGAATCAAAGCAGAATTTCCTCAATTGAATATTGTGATCAATAACGCTGGAAGAGCATTGCTTTACAATTTAGCCGATCTAAAGCAGGATGCTTTTGCTCACGCAGAAGATGAAATGTTAACCAATTACCTGTCCATCATCAGGATTAATCAAAAGTTATTACCTGTGCTAAAACAGCAAGAAACTTCAGCTATTGTAAACGTTTCATCTATCGTAGCGTACGTTCCAGGGATCACTCTACCCACTTATGCAGCAAGTAAAGCAGCACTACATTCTTACAGCACTTCGTTAAGATTGAGTTTAGAAGAGACCTCCGTAAAAGTATTCGAATTAATGCCACCATTGGTTGATACCGAATTTTCAAAAGAAATAGGAGGACATAACGGAATTAAACCTTCGGTTGTAGCCGATGAGCTTTTGGCCGCTTTAGCTAATGATGAATTTGAAATTAGGGTAGGTGATACGGCTAAAATTTATGAACTGTTCAGGCAGTCGCCAGTTGATGCTTTAAATGTGATGAATGCAGATAGAAAAGCCTGGATCGATTCTGTTGAGCAATAA
- a CDS encoding PIN domain-containing protein has protein sequence MEIFLDANVLVSVLNKEYPLYIYSSRILSLASHPNFDIYTSPLCLAIAFYFAEKKHKSHLAKQKIDLLCQHIKIAGNSSKSVLDTLSNKSIHDFEDGLEYYAAKSVNCKCIITEDIEDFYFSEIEILNCQEFFKRYLLN, from the coding sequence ATGGAGATATTTTTAGATGCGAATGTTCTTGTTTCTGTATTGAATAAGGAATATCCGCTTTATATCTACTCGTCGAGAATTTTAAGTTTAGCATCGCATCCAAATTTTGATATTTATACTTCTCCACTTTGTTTAGCTATAGCATTTTATTTTGCTGAAAAAAAACATAAATCACATTTGGCTAAACAGAAAATTGATTTGCTTTGCCAGCATATTAAGATTGCAGGAAATTCATCAAAAAGTGTTTTGGATACCTTGTCGAACAAATCAATTCACGATTTTGAAGATGGTTTAGAATATTATGCTGCCAAATCTGTTAATTGTAAGTGTATTATCACAGAAGATATTGAAGATTTTTATTTCTCAGAAATTGAAATTTTGAACTGTCAGGAATTTTTTAAAAGATATTTGCTAAATTGA
- a CDS encoding AraC family transcriptional regulator, which translates to MNKPESIEDFYQNKFSFLPDNLQNGVGHFNVFKLEDCLRDDSKPMSYNRRDYYKICLTRGHNVYHYADKSIEINGTALIFFNPLVPYTWELATGNKSEVTGYFCIFTEAFFKEKIRGNIGDLPMFTPGGKPAYFLNEQQDKQIEAIFGKMFDEINTDYVYKYDLLRNYITEITHFALKTQPSESLFKHTDANTRITSVFTELLERQFPIETTTQRLTMRSAKDYAAQLSVHVNHLNRAIKETTGKTTTNYITDRLLSEAKALLKHTDWNISEIGYCLGFEEPTHFNNFFKKLTNHTPTSYRIV; encoded by the coding sequence ATGAACAAACCAGAAAGCATTGAAGACTTTTATCAGAATAAATTTAGTTTCCTGCCCGATAATTTACAAAACGGTGTTGGACACTTTAACGTTTTTAAACTGGAAGATTGTTTAAGGGACGACTCAAAACCGATGAGTTATAACCGAAGGGATTATTATAAGATCTGCCTTACCCGTGGTCATAATGTATACCATTATGCCGATAAGAGTATCGAAATTAATGGCACTGCACTCATTTTTTTTAATCCGTTGGTACCTTATACCTGGGAACTCGCCACTGGCAATAAAAGTGAAGTAACGGGTTATTTCTGCATTTTCACTGAAGCTTTTTTTAAGGAAAAGATCCGTGGAAACATTGGTGATCTGCCCATGTTTACGCCTGGGGGAAAACCTGCATATTTTTTAAATGAGCAGCAGGACAAACAGATAGAGGCTATCTTCGGTAAAATGTTTGATGAAATCAACACCGATTATGTGTATAAGTACGATCTCCTTAGGAATTACATTACTGAAATTACCCACTTTGCTCTAAAAACTCAGCCATCAGAAAGTTTATTCAAGCATACCGACGCCAATACCAGGATTACTTCTGTATTTACAGAGCTGCTGGAACGCCAGTTTCCGATTGAAACTACCACGCAAAGGCTTACCATGCGCTCGGCCAAAGATTATGCCGCACAACTTTCGGTACATGTAAACCATTTAAACCGGGCCATTAAAGAAACTACTGGTAAAACCACCACAAACTATATTACAGATCGTTTATTGAGTGAAGCAAAGGCTTTACTGAAGCATACGGACTGGAATATATCAGAAATAGGTTATTGCCTGGGATTTGAGGAACCTACCCATTTTAACAACTTTTTTAAAAAACTGACCAACCATACCCCTACTTCTTATCGGATTGTTTGA
- a CDS encoding Rieske 2Fe-2S domain-containing protein produces MKWFKALNKNQIPQPDTIKTIELAGKQICLINIDDKIIATQSHCPHAGGHFSGGWCKNGNLVCPIHRYEYSLTTGKGAEGQGDYINIYPTELREDGLYIGFEESWWSKLWG; encoded by the coding sequence ATGAAGTGGTTTAAGGCGCTAAATAAGAATCAAATTCCTCAACCTGATACAATTAAAACAATTGAGCTTGCAGGAAAACAGATCTGTCTGATCAATATTGATGATAAAATTATTGCAACCCAATCTCATTGTCCACATGCTGGTGGCCATTTTAGTGGTGGCTGGTGCAAAAACGGAAACCTGGTTTGCCCAATCCATCGATATGAATATAGTTTAACTACAGGCAAGGGAGCCGAAGGACAGGGCGACTATATCAATATCTATCCAACTGAGTTACGTGAAGATGGTCTCTATATCGGTTTTGAAGAAAGCTGGTGGAGTAAACTTTGGGGATGA
- a CDS encoding TetR/AcrR family transcriptional regulator — protein MTKAEKTRNFIVEKTAPIFNMKGYAGTSLNDITAATGLTKGSIYGNFANKDEVALAAFDYNLKNVSSTIDVEMNRQSSIKDKLLVYISIYQKFMDGSLSEGGCPVLNTAIDADDTHPELRGRVLKAVLDWKNKISKLVEAGIASKEINPDQNPKQIALTIIAMVEGGIMISKLTSKTEYWNLIMGSLKKYVESLG, from the coding sequence ATGACCAAAGCAGAAAAAACGAGAAATTTCATTGTAGAGAAAACCGCGCCGATTTTTAATATGAAAGGTTATGCAGGTACTTCTTTAAATGATATCACTGCTGCTACAGGCTTAACTAAGGGGAGCATTTATGGCAACTTCGCCAATAAGGATGAAGTGGCCTTAGCAGCTTTTGATTATAACCTGAAAAATGTTTCATCAACGATAGACGTTGAAATGAATAGGCAGAGTAGCATAAAGGATAAACTTTTAGTATACATTAGTATTTATCAAAAATTTATGGATGGCTCACTATCAGAAGGAGGTTGCCCGGTTTTGAATACTGCAATTGATGCTGACGATACCCACCCCGAATTGCGGGGAAGAGTACTAAAAGCTGTTTTAGATTGGAAAAACAAAATTTCCAAACTGGTTGAAGCCGGCATTGCCAGTAAAGAGATCAATCCAGATCAAAATCCTAAACAGATTGCTTTAACCATTATCGCAATGGTAGAAGGGGGCATAATGATTTCGAAGCTGACCTCAAAAACAGAATATTGGAACCTCATTATGGGCTCACTAAAAAAATATGTTGAAAGCCTCGGCTAA
- the fabF gene encoding beta-ketoacyl-ACP synthase II, which yields MKRVVVTGLGAITPLGNTVEQFWQQILAGKSGIGPITKFDSSKFKTQFAGEVKDFNPEEYLEKKEIKKYDLFTQYAIGSSDQAIKDAGLDFSTMNDGQLAEVGVIWATGNGGIGTFESQLEEFHAGDGTPRFNPYFIPKMIVDIAAGAISIRHKLRGPNYCTVSACASSNTAIINAFDTIRLGKANVMIAGGSEAALTKSSVGGFNAAQALSKNNDDPQGASKPFDKDRDGFVMSEGAGALVLEELEHALLRGAHIYAEIVGGGMAADAYHLTGTPPDGIGAALGMTKALKDAGITADKIDYINAHATSTGLGDLSELQAINTVFKGLPVVIGATKSMTGHLLGAAGAVESVISILSIRDNVVPPTINTKNLDENIPKGLNFVLGESIKKEINYVLNNTFGFGGHTASTIFKKYEA from the coding sequence ATGAAAAGAGTAGTAGTAACAGGTTTAGGTGCGATAACCCCGCTTGGCAATACTGTTGAGCAATTTTGGCAACAAATATTAGCTGGAAAAAGTGGCATTGGCCCAATTACAAAATTTGATTCGAGTAAATTTAAAACGCAATTTGCAGGTGAAGTAAAAGATTTTAATCCTGAAGAATACCTGGAGAAAAAAGAGATTAAAAAGTACGACCTTTTTACGCAATATGCTATCGGCTCGAGTGATCAGGCGATAAAAGATGCCGGATTGGATTTTAGTACCATGAATGATGGGCAATTGGCAGAAGTTGGGGTAATCTGGGCAACCGGAAACGGTGGTATCGGTACTTTTGAATCGCAGTTGGAAGAATTTCATGCCGGAGATGGAACACCGAGGTTTAACCCTTATTTTATCCCGAAAATGATCGTTGATATTGCTGCCGGCGCCATTTCTATCCGTCATAAATTACGTGGACCAAATTATTGTACAGTATCGGCTTGTGCATCGTCTAATACCGCCATTATTAATGCTTTTGATACCATTCGTTTAGGTAAAGCAAACGTAATGATCGCAGGTGGTTCTGAAGCAGCCTTAACCAAATCATCTGTGGGTGGATTTAATGCCGCCCAGGCGCTATCAAAAAATAACGACGATCCTCAGGGGGCTTCTAAACCTTTTGATAAAGATAGAGATGGTTTTGTGATGAGTGAAGGCGCAGGTGCTTTGGTTTTAGAAGAGCTGGAACATGCTTTACTGCGTGGTGCACATATTTATGCCGAGATTGTTGGTGGCGGAATGGCCGCTGATGCCTATCACTTAACCGGAACACCTCCAGATGGAATCGGTGCGGCCCTGGGTATGACTAAAGCTTTGAAAGATGCCGGAATTACTGCCGATAAAATCGATTATATTAATGCGCATGCTACTTCAACAGGATTGGGTGATTTGAGTGAGCTGCAGGCAATTAACACTGTTTTTAAAGGATTGCCGGTTGTGATTGGCGCAACAAAATCGATGACAGGTCATTTACTTGGAGCAGCAGGAGCGGTAGAAAGTGTAATCAGTATTTTATCAATCAGAGATAATGTGGTGCCACCTACCATTAATACTAAAAACCTGGATGAAAACATTCCAAAAGGATTGAATTTCGTGCTAGGAGAAAGTATTAAAAAAGAGATTAACTACGTTTTAAATAACACTTTTGGTTTCGGCGGACATACCGCCAGTACTATTTTTAAAAAGTATGAGGCTTAA
- a CDS encoding SDR family NAD(P)-dependent oxidoreductase translates to MKKVWFITGASKGLGLSLVNQLLKAGQSVAATSRNIDELKKAVNADTGKFLPLAVNLADEQSVEDAIKATIAKFERIDVLINNAGYGIGGSIEELSDSETRNSFDVNVFGTLNVIRKASPYLRAQHSGHIINIASIAGIAGATGWAVYAAAKSAVIALSEVSAEDLKEFGIKVTVVAPGAFRTSFLTADSLMLAANPIAEYEEVRAIHSKYLKMDGQQVGDPEKAAAAMISLASMPNPPIHLLLGNDAFQRANTKIETLTKEFKDWKAITISTDFDN, encoded by the coding sequence ATGAAAAAAGTTTGGTTTATTACCGGAGCTTCAAAAGGCTTAGGATTAAGTTTGGTAAATCAATTGCTGAAAGCTGGCCAATCTGTTGCGGCTACTTCAAGGAATATTGATGAACTTAAAAAAGCTGTAAATGCAGATACGGGAAAATTCCTTCCACTGGCTGTTAACCTGGCCGACGAACAAAGTGTGGAGGACGCAATAAAAGCGACCATTGCAAAATTCGAAAGAATAGATGTTTTGATTAATAATGCAGGTTACGGCATCGGAGGCAGTATTGAAGAATTGAGTGATTCAGAAACGCGCAACAGTTTTGATGTAAATGTTTTCGGAACATTAAATGTCATCAGAAAAGCCTCACCTTATTTAAGGGCACAACATTCGGGGCATATCATTAATATCGCATCAATTGCAGGTATTGCTGGCGCAACCGGCTGGGCAGTATATGCAGCAGCAAAATCGGCTGTGATTGCATTATCAGAAGTATCGGCCGAAGACCTTAAAGAATTTGGTATAAAAGTAACTGTTGTGGCTCCTGGCGCATTCAGAACCAGTTTCTTAACCGCTGATTCGTTGATGTTGGCAGCAAATCCAATTGCCGAATATGAAGAAGTGCGGGCCATCCATTCCAAATATTTAAAAATGGATGGCCAACAGGTTGGAGATCCGGAAAAAGCTGCTGCAGCCATGATCTCGCTGGCCAGTATGCCTAATCCACCGATACATTTACTATTGGGAAATGATGCTTTTCAAAGGGCAAACACGAAGATAGAGACTTTAACAAAAGAGTTCAAAGACTGGAAAGCCATCACGATTTCGACAGATTTTGACAATTAA
- a CDS encoding OmpA family protein produces MRFCLFLLLSLFSVNAFAQISGNKKAQNFFEKANPFIQKQDYPSAEQALKSAVEADPLFQNAYILLAGVCKAQKKYQEARTAYEKAILINKAVDPEVIYNLAETEFATQDYLKAKQHFSDFLMQDSSSDQARRAKKYLLDCDFAAIAIKKPVKYSPTNLGDAVNTTDAEYFPAITADGETLVFTRQVNGNEDFWTSQLKNNSWSIATPLSSKINTTKYNEGAQTISPDGKYLFFTGCNRPDGLGRCDIYVSHREGKDWGEPYNVGQPVNSEFWESQPAISPDGRTLYFISNRPGGYGGYDIWKSTITDDAKWGPAINLGPEINTAFDENTPFLHVDGKTLYFSSNGWPGFGNKDIYYSRMDNEGKWQKPINIGYPINSFEDESGLVVSANGNSGLFSSNLKAGYGMQDIYSFGIPEIAKPLKVSYVKGIVRDLDTKKTIESNVQVVDLKADKTVFDDYTDPETGQFLAVMPVGSNYLFNVNAEGYMFYSENFELKAGDINKPYQIEVYIEKIKQGGNVTLRNIFFDTNKFNLLPASIRELDLLIDFLTQNEKVQIEIQGHTDNVGDDKLNEKLSFNRANAVYEYLIKNSIDAKRLTFKGFGANKPIADNKTEMGRKNNRRTSFVITKI; encoded by the coding sequence ATGAGGTTTTGTCTATTCTTATTATTGAGCTTATTCAGTGTTAATGCGTTTGCTCAGATTTCGGGTAATAAAAAAGCACAAAACTTTTTCGAAAAAGCAAATCCGTTTATTCAAAAGCAAGATTATCCCTCAGCAGAACAGGCTTTAAAAAGTGCTGTTGAAGCTGATCCTTTATTTCAAAATGCTTACATACTGCTTGCCGGCGTTTGCAAGGCACAAAAGAAATATCAGGAGGCCAGAACTGCTTATGAAAAAGCAATATTAATTAATAAAGCGGTGGATCCCGAAGTTATTTATAACCTTGCAGAAACAGAATTTGCCACACAGGATTATTTAAAAGCAAAACAGCATTTTAGTGATTTTTTGATGCAAGATTCTTCATCTGATCAAGCGAGAAGAGCAAAAAAATATCTCTTAGACTGCGATTTTGCTGCTATTGCAATAAAGAAACCGGTAAAATATAGTCCGACAAATTTAGGTGATGCTGTAAATACAACCGATGCGGAATACTTTCCTGCAATAACTGCTGATGGCGAAACCCTTGTTTTTACCCGCCAGGTTAATGGAAATGAAGATTTCTGGACGTCACAGCTTAAAAATAATTCATGGAGTATTGCTACTCCCTTGTCAAGCAAGATTAATACGACTAAGTACAATGAAGGTGCCCAAACCATTTCGCCTGATGGGAAATACCTGTTTTTTACAGGATGCAACCGACCAGATGGTTTAGGCAGGTGTGATATTTATGTTTCTCACCGTGAGGGGAAAGATTGGGGTGAGCCTTATAATGTTGGTCAGCCCGTTAATTCTGAATTTTGGGAATCACAACCTGCAATAAGCCCCGATGGACGGACTTTATATTTTATTAGTAATCGGCCTGGTGGGTATGGTGGTTATGATATATGGAAAAGTACCATTACCGATGATGCCAAATGGGGACCAGCCATTAATCTCGGTCCAGAGATCAATACTGCTTTCGATGAAAACACCCCTTTTCTGCACGTAGACGGTAAAACTTTGTATTTTTCTTCTAATGGTTGGCCAGGTTTCGGGAATAAAGATATTTATTATAGCAGAATGGATAATGAAGGCAAGTGGCAAAAGCCAATTAATATCGGTTATCCAATCAACTCTTTCGAAGATGAAAGCGGTTTGGTAGTGAGTGCCAATGGCAATTCAGGATTATTTTCATCAAACTTAAAAGCTGGTTATGGCATGCAGGATATTTACAGTTTTGGCATCCCTGAAATAGCTAAACCGCTAAAGGTATCTTATGTGAAGGGAATTGTAAGAGACCTGGATACTAAAAAAACGATCGAAAGCAACGTTCAGGTTGTAGATCTGAAAGCCGATAAAACTGTTTTCGATGATTATACCGATCCAGAAACTGGTCAATTTTTAGCTGTAATGCCTGTAGGAAGTAATTATTTGTTTAATGTAAATGCAGAAGGCTACATGTTTTACTCTGAAAACTTTGAGCTCAAAGCTGGGGACATTAATAAACCTTACCAGATTGAAGTTTACATTGAAAAAATAAAGCAAGGAGGAAATGTAACCTTAAGAAACATTTTCTTCGATACCAATAAATTTAATCTTTTACCTGCCTCTATCCGTGAATTGGATCTGCTTATTGATTTTTTGACTCAAAATGAAAAAGTACAGATTGAAATTCAGGGGCATACTGATAATGTTGGTGATGATAAATTGAATGAAAAGTTATCTTTTAACAGGGCCAATGCTGTTTACGAATACTTGATCAAAAATAGTATTGATGCAAAAAGGCTTACCTTTAAGGGCTTTGGGGCAAATAAACCGATTGCTGATAATAAAACTGAAATGGGGAGAAAAAATAACCGTAGAACGTCGTTTGTGATTACTAAAATATAG
- a CDS encoding 7-carboxy-7-deazaguanine synthase QueE, protein MKQEIPEDGTLLPLMEEFYTIQGEGFNTGKAAYFIRLGGCDVGCHWCDVKESWDAEMHPLTSSDVIVENADKFPGKAVVITGGEPLIYNLDYLTNKLKERGILTFIETSGAYPLSGNWDWICLSPKKFKAPRPDITPFAHELKVIVFNKSDFKWAEEYAAMVSPTCKLYLQPEWSKSAEITPLIIEYVMANPKWEISLQTHKFLNIP, encoded by the coding sequence ATGAAACAAGAAATACCAGAAGACGGCACATTACTTCCTTTAATGGAAGAATTTTATACTATACAGGGTGAAGGATTTAATACTGGTAAAGCAGCTTATTTTATCCGTTTAGGAGGCTGCGACGTGGGTTGCCACTGGTGCGATGTTAAAGAAAGCTGGGACGCCGAAATGCATCCGCTTACCTCATCAGATGTTATTGTCGAAAATGCCGATAAATTTCCAGGTAAAGCTGTTGTAATTACCGGTGGTGAACCTTTAATTTATAATCTTGATTATTTAACCAACAAATTAAAAGAAAGAGGTATCCTTACCTTTATAGAAACGTCTGGTGCCTACCCACTTTCCGGAAATTGGGATTGGATTTGTTTGTCGCCAAAGAAATTCAAAGCACCAAGGCCAGATATTACACCATTTGCACACGAATTGAAGGTTATCGTTTTTAATAAAAGTGATTTTAAATGGGCAGAAGAATATGCCGCAATGGTATCTCCTACCTGTAAATTATATCTTCAGCCAGAATGGTCTAAGTCGGCAGAAATTACGCCGCTAATTATTGAGTATGTAATGGCTAATCCTAAATGGGAGATTTCTTTGCAAACACACAAGTTTTTAAATATTCCTTAA